From the genome of Colwellia psychrerythraea 34H, one region includes:
- the aceF gene encoding dihydrolipoyllysine-residue acetyltransferase, which produces MSIEKVLVPDVGGDEVEIIEICFAVGDTLEADEGIVTVETDKASMDIPAPFAGELVSLTVKVGDKIKEGDIIAEMKATGAVSAPAEEAPVAAVVETPVAPVAAVVEAAPVAAAVATASQVIEIAVPDIGEDGEVDVIEVLVSVGDVIEEEDGLITLETDKATMDVPSTHAGTVKEVFISNGDKVKQGSLVIKLETAGGVAPVAAAPAVQAAPVAAAPIAAPAVVKSAPVPHHPQAGNVKKGTIYTSPSIRRLAREFGVDLTLVKGTGRKGRILKEDVQSYVKYELSRPKANAGSSVAAGEGGLQVVSAKAIDFSKFGEIETKALTRIQKISGPFLHRNWVTIPHVTQFDEADITNVEAFRKEQNVVCEKQKLGFKITPLVFILKAAADALRAFPTFNSSLSEDGESLILKKYIHIGVAVDTPNGLVVPVVRDVDQKGIHQLSRELLEISMKARDGKLKATDMQGGCFTISSLGGIGGTAFTPIVNAPEVAILGVSKSEIKPKWNGKDFEPKLMLPLSMSYDHRVIDGALAARFTVHLAGVMSDIRKLVL; this is translated from the coding sequence ATGTCTATAGAAAAAGTTCTAGTCCCTGATGTGGGTGGCGACGAAGTTGAAATCATTGAAATTTGTTTTGCGGTTGGCGATACCTTAGAAGCAGATGAAGGTATTGTTACTGTTGAAACTGATAAAGCTTCAATGGATATTCCAGCACCGTTTGCGGGTGAGCTTGTTAGCTTAACCGTAAAAGTTGGCGACAAAATTAAAGAAGGCGATATTATTGCTGAAATGAAGGCGACTGGTGCAGTATCTGCTCCAGCTGAAGAAGCGCCTGTTGCAGCCGTAGTTGAAACACCTGTAGCACCGGTTGCTGCTGTTGTTGAAGCGGCTCCAGTAGCTGCCGCTGTTGCTACTGCCTCGCAAGTGATTGAAATCGCAGTACCTGATATTGGCGAAGACGGCGAAGTCGACGTTATTGAAGTATTAGTTAGCGTTGGTGATGTGATTGAAGAAGAAGATGGTTTAATCACACTTGAAACAGATAAAGCAACGATGGATGTTCCATCAACGCATGCCGGTACTGTGAAAGAAGTATTTATTAGCAACGGTGACAAAGTTAAGCAAGGTTCTCTGGTTATAAAACTTGAAACTGCTGGCGGCGTTGCACCTGTTGCTGCAGCACCTGCAGTTCAAGCTGCACCAGTAGCGGCTGCTCCTATTGCAGCCCCTGCAGTTGTAAAATCAGCACCTGTTCCACATCATCCACAAGCGGGTAATGTCAAGAAAGGTACTATTTACACTTCACCTTCAATTCGTCGTCTTGCACGTGAATTTGGTGTTGATTTAACCTTAGTGAAAGGCACTGGTCGTAAAGGCCGAATCTTAAAAGAAGATGTGCAATCATATGTTAAATATGAGCTATCTCGTCCAAAAGCGAATGCAGGTAGTTCAGTTGCTGCGGGTGAAGGTGGTTTACAAGTAGTGAGTGCTAAAGCGATTGATTTCTCTAAATTTGGCGAAATTGAAACGAAAGCATTAACGCGTATTCAGAAAATATCTGGACCATTTTTACATCGTAATTGGGTAACTATTCCACATGTTACTCAATTCGATGAAGCTGATATCACTAACGTTGAAGCGTTCCGTAAAGAACAGAACGTTGTTTGTGAAAAGCAAAAGCTTGGTTTTAAAATTACACCATTAGTTTTCATCTTGAAAGCAGCGGCAGATGCATTACGTGCATTCCCAACGTTTAACTCAAGCTTGAGTGAAGACGGTGAAAGCTTGATTCTTAAAAAGTACATTCACATAGGTGTTGCGGTTGATACTCCAAATGGTTTGGTTGTACCGGTAGTTCGTGATGTTGATCAAAAAGGTATTCATCAGTTATCTCGTGAATTACTTGAAATCAGTATGAAAGCACGTGATGGCAAGCTAAAAGCAACAGATATGCAAGGTGGTTGTTTTACTATTTCTAGCCTGGGTGGTATTGGCGGTACGGCATTTACGCCAATCGTTAATGCACCAGAAGTGGCTATTTTAGGTGTTTCTAAATCAGAAATAAAACCTAAGTGGAATGGTAAAGACTTCGAACCTAAATTGATGTTGCCATTATCAATGTCTTACGATCATCGCGTTATTGATGGTGCATTAGCTGCACGTTTCACTGTGCATTTAGCAGGTGTTATGTCTGACATTCGTAAGTTAGTACTTTAA
- the aceE gene encoding pyruvate dehydrogenase (acetyl-transferring), homodimeric type, protein MSDLPNIDIDSAETQEWLESMESVLENEGPERAHQLLETLIERARRGGTHLPFDATTAYVNTIPPGQEPNMPADQTIESRIRAAIRWNALVLVLRASKKDLELGGHIGSFASSSTLYDVGFNHFFKAATPENGGDFIFAQGHISPGIYSRAFMEGRLTEDQMNNFRQECDGKGLSSYPHPHLMKDFWQFPTVSMGLGPLQAIYTARFLKYLTDRGIKDCSGQRVYCYLGDGETDEPESLGAIGLASREGLDNLCFVVNCNLQRLDGPVRGNGKIIQELEGTFRGAGWEVVKVIWGSYWDSLIARDTSGKLLQLMNETVDGEYQNCKAKGGKYTRENFFNKYPETAAMVANMSDDDIWRLNRGGHDPVKVYAAYEKAMNTKGRPTVILAKTVKGFGLGASGEALNIAHNVKKMDVEAIKHYRDRFNIPVKDEDIADLPFYKFPEDSEEFKYMKARREALGGSLPARRVQAEEQLEIPALKIFDPILKGSGERQVSSTMTFVRVLNSLLKDKKIGKRIVPIIPDEARTFGMEGLFRQVGIYASEGQKYVPQDADQVAYYREDKKGQVLQEGINELGAMASWVASGTSYSTCNATTIPFYIYYSMFGFQRVGDLAWAAGDSQARGFLLGATAGRTTLNGEGLQHQDGHSHVQAGLIPNCVTYDPTYGYEIAVIVREGLRRMYEENENVFFYLTLMNENYQHPAIPDNKTVEDEIIKGIYQLEQAAPAKGKATANVQLLGSGTILEKVREAAQILANDYNVSSDVYSVTSFNQLGRDGQDVTRWNMLHPESEQRVPYIAKIITKEAGPAIAATDYIKNYSDQVRAYLDTEYRCLGTDGFGRSDSRANLRTHFEVSAAYVVVAALFELANRGEIKRSVVTEAIKRFDIDTEKLNPLYA, encoded by the coding sequence ATGTCAGATCTACCAAATATCGATATTGATTCAGCAGAAACCCAAGAGTGGTTAGAATCAATGGAGTCAGTATTAGAAAATGAAGGCCCAGAGCGCGCACATCAATTATTAGAAACGTTAATTGAACGCGCACGTCGTGGTGGTACTCATTTACCATTTGATGCAACTACTGCTTATGTAAATACTATCCCGCCAGGTCAAGAGCCAAACATGCCTGCGGACCAAACTATTGAATCACGTATTCGTGCTGCAATTCGTTGGAACGCTTTGGTCTTAGTATTACGTGCCTCTAAAAAAGATTTAGAGCTTGGCGGTCATATTGGTAGTTTTGCCTCTTCATCTACTTTGTATGATGTAGGTTTTAACCACTTCTTTAAAGCGGCAACGCCAGAAAATGGCGGCGATTTTATTTTCGCACAAGGTCATATTTCTCCAGGTATTTATTCACGTGCTTTCATGGAAGGGCGTTTAACTGAAGATCAAATGAACAACTTCCGCCAAGAGTGTGATGGCAAAGGTTTATCTTCATACCCTCATCCACATTTAATGAAAGATTTTTGGCAGTTCCCAACAGTTTCTATGGGTCTAGGTCCATTACAAGCTATCTACACGGCACGCTTCTTAAAATACTTAACTGATCGTGGTATTAAAGACTGTTCAGGTCAACGTGTTTACTGTTACTTAGGTGACGGTGAAACAGATGAGCCAGAATCATTAGGTGCTATTGGTTTAGCTTCACGTGAAGGTTTAGATAACTTATGTTTTGTTGTTAACTGTAACTTACAACGTTTAGATGGTCCGGTACGTGGTAACGGTAAAATTATTCAAGAACTTGAAGGTACATTCCGTGGCGCAGGCTGGGAAGTAGTGAAAGTTATTTGGGGTTCTTACTGGGATTCACTTATTGCTCGTGATACCTCAGGTAAATTATTGCAGTTAATGAATGAAACAGTGGATGGCGAATACCAAAACTGTAAAGCGAAAGGTGGTAAATACACGCGCGAAAACTTCTTTAACAAATACCCAGAAACAGCCGCAATGGTTGCTAACATGTCAGATGATGACATTTGGCGTTTGAACCGTGGTGGTCATGATCCAGTTAAAGTATATGCAGCTTATGAAAAAGCAATGAATACTAAAGGTCGTCCTACTGTTATCTTAGCTAAAACAGTTAAAGGTTTTGGTTTAGGTGCATCTGGTGAAGCATTAAATATTGCACATAACGTTAAGAAAATGGACGTTGAAGCAATTAAACATTACCGCGATCGTTTCAATATTCCAGTAAAAGATGAAGATATTGCTGACTTACCTTTCTACAAGTTTCCAGAAGACAGCGAAGAATTCAAGTACATGAAAGCACGTCGTGAAGCATTAGGTGGTTCATTACCAGCACGTCGTGTTCAAGCGGAAGAGCAACTTGAAATTCCAGCGCTTAAAATCTTTGATCCTATCTTAAAGGGTTCAGGTGAGCGTCAAGTATCATCAACAATGACCTTTGTGCGTGTACTTAATAGCTTATTAAAAGATAAGAAAATCGGTAAGCGCATTGTGCCAATCATTCCTGATGAAGCACGTACCTTTGGTATGGAAGGTTTATTCCGTCAAGTTGGTATTTATGCAAGTGAAGGTCAGAAGTATGTTCCACAAGATGCTGACCAAGTTGCTTATTATCGTGAAGATAAAAAAGGGCAAGTTCTACAAGAAGGTATTAACGAATTAGGTGCTATGGCCTCTTGGGTTGCATCGGGTACGTCTTACTCTACTTGTAACGCGACTACTATTCCGTTCTACATCTACTACTCAATGTTTGGTTTCCAACGTGTCGGTGATTTAGCATGGGCAGCAGGCGATAGCCAAGCACGTGGTTTCTTATTAGGTGCTACTGCAGGTAGAACAACACTTAACGGTGAAGGTCTGCAACATCAAGATGGTCATTCACATGTACAAGCGGGTCTAATCCCTAACTGTGTTACTTATGATCCAACTTACGGTTATGAAATTGCTGTTATCGTGCGTGAAGGTTTACGTCGCATGTATGAAGAAAATGAAAATGTTTTCTTCTACTTAACGTTAATGAATGAAAACTACCAACATCCAGCAATACCTGACAACAAAACGGTTGAAGATGAAATCATTAAAGGTATTTATCAACTAGAACAAGCTGCACCTGCTAAAGGTAAAGCGACTGCTAATGTTCAGTTGCTAGGTTCAGGTACTATCCTTGAAAAAGTACGTGAAGCAGCTCAAATTCTAGCGAATGATTACAATGTTTCTAGTGATGTTTACTCAGTAACGTCATTTAACCAACTAGGCCGTGATGGACAAGACGTGACTCGTTGGAACATGCTTCACCCTGAAAGTGAACAGCGTGTACCATACATTGCAAAGATTATTACTAAAGAAGCGGGTCCTGCGATTGCTGCAACTGACTATATCAAAAACTACTCTGATCAAGTACGCGCATATCTTGATACTGAATACCGTTGTTTAGGTACTGATGGTTTTGGTCGTAGTGATAGTCGTGCAAATTTACGTACTCACTTTGAAGTAAGTGCAGCTTACGTTGTTGTAGCGGCATTATTCGAGTTAGCGAATCGCGGTGAAATCAAACGTTCAGTAGTTACAGAAGCAATCAAACGCTTTGATATTGATACTGAAAAACTTAACCCACTTTACGCTTAA
- the pdhR gene encoding pyruvate dehydrogenase complex transcriptional repressor PdhR, with amino-acid sequence MNTNVTTNKSVQAAKNTGRVKPQKLADIILAQLEGMIIEGSLQPGEKLLPERELALQFEVSRPSLREAIQKLEAKGLVTRKQGGGTFVCNNLLSGFSDPLFELMSNNNESQFDLLEFRHGIEGMASYYAAMRGTPADFEQIQAKHNEIGNSQLEDDFRGEAEAVVEFHLAICAASHNAVILQLARSMSSLLADNIAQNLTVLAKRPDIFSKITDYRKRLLDAILSGQPQKAWGASHRHLAFIEEVLLKSTQENSRMERSMRRM; translated from the coding sequence ATGAATACAAACGTAACGACAAATAAATCAGTACAAGCAGCCAAAAACACTGGGCGAGTAAAACCACAAAAATTAGCTGATATTATTTTAGCTCAGCTTGAAGGCATGATAATTGAAGGCAGTTTACAGCCAGGTGAAAAATTATTACCTGAGCGTGAACTTGCTCTGCAATTTGAAGTCTCAAGACCATCATTACGTGAAGCAATACAGAAGTTAGAAGCCAAAGGTTTGGTGACACGTAAACAAGGTGGGGGCACTTTTGTTTGTAACAATTTACTCAGCGGTTTTTCTGATCCCTTGTTTGAATTAATGTCCAATAATAATGAATCACAATTTGATTTATTAGAGTTTCGCCATGGTATTGAGGGTATGGCGTCATACTACGCTGCTATGCGTGGTACACCTGCGGACTTTGAACAAATTCAAGCAAAGCATAATGAAATTGGTAACAGCCAATTAGAAGATGACTTTCGAGGGGAAGCTGAAGCCGTTGTTGAGTTTCATTTAGCTATCTGTGCAGCGTCACATAATGCGGTAATTTTACAGCTTGCTCGCAGCATGTCGTCATTATTAGCGGATAATATTGCACAAAATTTAACAGTATTAGCAAAGCGGCCTGATATCTTTAGCAAGATTACCGATTATAGAAAGCGTTTGCTTGATGCCATTCTCAGTGGCCAACCCCAAAAAGCTTGGGGAGCAAGCCATAGACACTTAGCGTTTATCGAAGAAGTATTATTAAAATCGACACAAGAAAACAGTCGCATGGAACGTTCAATGCGAAGAATGTAG
- the ampE gene encoding beta-lactamase regulator AmpE, whose product MSLLSLLIALAADRSLSAKVWQFNFYYQHYHHFFSKNFTAKQGTTASAVFIILPVIATYLLLDVIDNSVLQLLFSTVILIVCFGCTTTRKSYKSYLHSAFRGEETTTEMHHEQLLSDKNLPEMGFGQALIWLNYRYYIAIMLFFTVFGAAGAVFYRLLTTVIEHKKAKCMASAAENKAQAEVSSVDESDIESEEHHQAVHEGNVAPNIMNGCQNHHDVLFWLDWLPVRIASFGYMFVGHFSKAMPVWLESLFDSQKPTHQVLIDVAEKSEDLLVNENDCTAEPCLLVRLAKRNVLLVLAVISILTLSGLLN is encoded by the coding sequence ATGAGTTTATTAAGTTTATTAATTGCATTAGCAGCCGATCGATCTTTATCTGCAAAAGTATGGCAATTTAATTTTTATTACCAACATTATCACCATTTTTTTAGCAAAAACTTTACTGCTAAGCAAGGTACTACCGCTAGTGCAGTGTTTATTATCTTGCCAGTTATTGCGACATACCTATTACTTGACGTTATTGATAACTCCGTACTGCAACTATTATTTTCTACCGTGATACTTATTGTTTGTTTTGGTTGTACCACCACTAGAAAGAGCTACAAGAGTTATTTGCATTCTGCTTTTCGTGGTGAAGAAACGACGACAGAAATGCATCACGAGCAATTATTATCAGATAAAAATTTGCCAGAGATGGGCTTCGGCCAAGCACTTATTTGGTTAAACTACCGTTATTACATTGCTATTATGCTGTTCTTCACCGTTTTTGGTGCTGCTGGCGCGGTATTTTACCGTTTGTTAACGACAGTTATTGAACATAAAAAAGCAAAATGTATGGCTAGTGCCGCTGAAAATAAAGCTCAAGCAGAAGTCAGTTCAGTAGATGAAAGCGACATTGAATCTGAAGAGCATCATCAAGCTGTTCATGAGGGTAACGTTGCGCCAAATATCATGAATGGCTGTCAAAACCATCATGATGTACTTTTTTGGTTAGACTGGTTACCTGTGCGTATAGCTTCTTTCGGTTATATGTTTGTCGGTCACTTCTCCAAAGCGATGCCTGTTTGGTTAGAAAGTTTGTTTGATAGTCAAAAACCAACCCATCAAGTTTTAATTGATGTTGCAGAAAAATCGGAAGACCTTTTGGTAAACGAAAACGATTGCACAGCAGAACCTTGTTTACTCGTTAGACTGGCAAAACGTAATGTTCTACTTGTCCTTGCCGTTATTTCAATCTTGACGCTTAGTGGCCTGCTTAATTAA
- the ampD gene encoding 1,6-anhydro-N-acetylmuramyl-L-alanine amidase AmpD, with translation MFSISSGWLTQAEHLPSPFYSPRELDEEISLLVVHNISLPAGQFGGNYISDLFLGQLDCNAHVSFNDLRGVEVSAHCLIRRDGHVIQYVAFTDKAWHAGVSSFNKRDRCNDYSIGIELEGTDDISYTAEQYQQLISLTLCLQDQFPAIIMDNVVGHCDIAPVRKTDPGPVFDWQYFRQCLTEQATRNNT, from the coding sequence ATGTTTTCAATTTCCTCTGGCTGGCTAACTCAGGCAGAACACCTGCCGTCACCGTTTTACTCTCCACGTGAATTGGATGAAGAAATTAGTTTACTTGTTGTTCATAATATCTCATTGCCTGCAGGGCAATTTGGCGGGAATTACATTAGTGATTTATTTCTTGGCCAATTAGACTGTAACGCCCATGTCAGTTTTAATGACTTAAGAGGTGTTGAGGTTTCAGCACATTGCCTTATTCGCCGTGATGGTCATGTGATTCAATATGTTGCTTTTACTGACAAAGCTTGGCATGCAGGAGTTTCATCATTTAACAAAAGAGATCGTTGTAATGATTATTCCATCGGCATTGAATTGGAAGGTACAGATGATATCTCTTATACAGCAGAACAATATCAGCAATTAATCTCGTTAACACTTTGTTTGCAAGATCAATTTCCTGCTATTATTATGGACAATGTTGTTGGTCATTGTGATATTGCCCCGGTTAGAAAAACCGATCCCGGGCCGGTATTTGACTGGCAATACTTTCGTCAGTGTTTGACTGAACAAGCGACAAGGAACAACACCTAA
- a CDS encoding retropepsin-like aspartic protease family protein has translation MAEVDPTNKMAKIFVWIAWIIGLALLMFVFQDVLDEQYNPNSRPEMRLTENGQAEVILDQNRQGHYVARGTINETPVTFLLDTGATQVSIPAHIAEQLGLVAQGNYRVQTANGSITVYKTEIAQLSLGNIFLYNVAAHINPAMKADEILLGMSALKQVDFYQTGKQLILRDPL, from the coding sequence ATGGCTGAAGTTGACCCAACAAACAAAATGGCAAAAATATTCGTTTGGATAGCCTGGATAATTGGCTTAGCGCTATTAATGTTCGTGTTTCAGGATGTTCTAGACGAGCAATACAATCCAAATAGCCGCCCGGAAATGCGCTTAACGGAGAATGGCCAAGCTGAGGTGATTTTAGATCAAAATCGGCAAGGTCATTATGTTGCCCGTGGCACAATAAATGAGACTCCTGTTACCTTTTTACTCGATACGGGTGCAACTCAAGTATCAATACCTGCACATATTGCTGAGCAGTTAGGTTTAGTCGCACAAGGAAATTATCGAGTACAAACGGCTAATGGCAGCATTACCGTTTATAAAACTGAAATTGCCCAATTGAGCTTAGGTAATATTTTCTTGTATAATGTCGCCGCTCACATTAACCCAGCAATGAAAGCAGATGAAATACTTTTAGGCATGAGCGCACTAAAACAAGTAGACTTTTATCAAACGGGTAAACAATTAATCTTACGGGACCCCCTGTAA
- the nadC gene encoding carboxylating nicotinate-nucleotide diphosphorylase has product MLSSQLEKLQQDISKTISWALCEDLGAVDNAMPQASQDITAMLIPENEQAVATVITREDCIVCGVAWVNEVFKQLDASLNRTVEQATKITWFVNDGESVAANSTLFELEGDARTLLTGERVALNFLQTLSGTATLTSHYVKELAGSETKLLDTRKTLPGLRSAQKYAVLCGGGVNHRIGLFDAFLIKENHIAACGGISQAVATAKSNHSDKTVEVEVESLDELEQALNAGADIIMLDNFTPEMIEQAVTATRGKAKLEVSGNMTIEILQKYAKAGVDYISSGALTKHVNAIDLSMRFK; this is encoded by the coding sequence ATGCTTAGTTCACAATTAGAAAAATTACAGCAAGATATTAGCAAAACAATCTCTTGGGCCCTTTGTGAAGATTTAGGTGCCGTTGATAATGCTATGCCTCAAGCAAGCCAAGATATTACCGCGATGTTAATTCCCGAAAATGAGCAAGCGGTTGCCACTGTAATTACCCGTGAAGATTGTATCGTTTGTGGTGTTGCTTGGGTGAATGAAGTATTCAAACAACTTGATGCTTCCTTAAATAGAACCGTTGAGCAAGCGACAAAAATCACTTGGTTCGTTAATGATGGCGAATCTGTTGCCGCTAATAGCACTCTGTTCGAACTCGAAGGAGATGCGCGTACTTTGTTGACCGGTGAGCGTGTTGCCTTAAATTTTTTGCAGACGTTGTCAGGAACCGCCACCTTAACCAGTCACTATGTGAAAGAGTTAGCCGGCAGTGAGACTAAACTCCTTGATACCCGTAAAACGTTACCTGGATTACGAAGTGCACAAAAATATGCAGTGCTTTGTGGTGGTGGTGTAAACCACAGAATTGGTTTATTCGATGCATTTTTAATAAAAGAAAACCATATTGCCGCTTGTGGTGGTATTAGCCAAGCAGTTGCTACTGCTAAAAGCAATCACAGTGATAAGACTGTTGAAGTGGAAGTAGAGTCTCTCGATGAGCTTGAACAAGCACTTAACGCGGGTGCTGATATTATCATGCTTGATAACTTCACCCCTGAAATGATAGAACAAGCCGTCACGGCAACACGTGGCAAAGCAAAACTCGAAGTCTCTGGCAATATGACCATTGAAATTTTGCAAAAATACGCCAAAGCAGGCGTCGATTACATATCAAGTGGCGCACTAACCAAACATGTTAACGCTATTGATTTATCTATGCGCTTTAAATAG
- a CDS encoding DUF3667 domain-containing protein, whose product MPTTELTEAESTNDVVIVPIEDNQSCENCHFPLNGPYCAHCGQEADSKLKYFWVVIMHLLDDIFSFDSRASRTVIPLLTRPAFLTNEYFAGRRVHYVPPLRLYLFISIVFFITLKFFVAGDDNVINLNGKQGMITEIKSHIETLETERSTLENKVEKNVEVITKVAKLTADLARFNIYLNDLNSDYTQGNNKSIIKLTRKLVELDFEQVKEPLPTDKQARFDALITSLLKEKSDDKDVNAKKDLDLDDNGDETVQLDFLSEEKNKKVNVFFKELIKKAEKAFNSDTGPLIEQVIGKLPQLMFILLPLFAVLLKVMFIFSKRLYMEHLTVALHSHSFIFIALLLSEMLDLLEANIKTNSPELANFVGLVAGGLLLWIPIYLFLMQKKVYKQGYFFTIVKFSFIGTIYSIMIAVTALVAVVWGLMGT is encoded by the coding sequence ATGCCAACAACAGAGTTAACTGAAGCCGAATCTACAAATGATGTGGTAATTGTCCCGATTGAGGATAATCAAAGCTGTGAAAATTGCCATTTCCCATTAAATGGACCTTATTGTGCTCATTGTGGACAAGAGGCCGATTCGAAATTGAAATATTTTTGGGTGGTTATCATGCACCTATTAGATGATATTTTTAGTTTTGATTCTCGCGCCAGTCGGACAGTTATTCCATTACTCACTAGACCCGCTTTTTTAACGAATGAATATTTTGCTGGTAGGAGGGTGCATTATGTACCGCCGCTACGATTGTATTTATTTATTAGTATTGTGTTTTTTATAACCTTGAAGTTTTTTGTGGCGGGTGATGATAACGTCATTAATCTAAACGGCAAGCAAGGTATGATTACCGAGATTAAAAGCCATATAGAAACGCTGGAAACAGAGAGAAGCACGTTAGAAAATAAAGTAGAAAAAAATGTTGAAGTTATTACTAAGGTGGCAAAATTAACTGCTGATTTAGCAAGATTTAACATTTATCTTAATGATTTAAACAGTGACTATACTCAAGGTAATAACAAAAGCATTATAAAACTGACGCGAAAACTTGTCGAGTTGGATTTTGAGCAAGTTAAAGAACCGTTACCTACTGATAAACAAGCCCGTTTTGATGCATTGATTACTAGTCTTTTAAAAGAGAAGAGCGATGATAAGGACGTTAACGCTAAGAAAGACTTAGATTTAGATGACAATGGGGATGAAACGGTACAACTTGATTTTCTTTCCGAAGAAAAAAATAAAAAAGTTAATGTTTTTTTTAAAGAATTAATTAAAAAAGCTGAAAAAGCTTTTAACTCAGATACCGGCCCACTCATTGAGCAAGTTATAGGTAAGCTTCCTCAGTTGATGTTTATTTTACTGCCACTTTTTGCGGTATTACTGAAAGTGATGTTTATTTTTTCTAAGCGATTATATATGGAGCATTTAACGGTGGCTTTGCATAGTCACAGTTTTATTTTTATTGCATTACTACTTTCTGAAATGCTTGATTTATTAGAAGCTAATATAAAAACCAACAGTCCAGAACTGGCAAATTTTGTTGGACTAGTTGCAGGCGGTTTATTGTTATGGATACCCATTTATTTATTTTTAATGCAGAAGAAAGTGTATAAACAGGGCTACTTTTTTACCATCGTAAAATTTAGTTTTATTGGCACTATATACAGCATCATGATAGCAGTAACGGCTCTTGTGGCTGTAGTTTGGGGATTAATGGGAACCTAA
- a CDS encoding YkvA family protein — MAFEVKFELTESDLEHFRDVMRKAQAGAKQLSEQEILANAKKISQNIKDNVPEFVRDRIQKLETFVAMIEDDEWQIPSDERTEVLSALAYFSDPEDLVPDHIPVLGFLDDAIMIELVAEEFKDDFEAFEEFCAYRQREEGRSGDATITREEWLESKRHELHSRMRSRRSSRRSGRSSFRSVF, encoded by the coding sequence ATGGCGTTTGAAGTTAAATTTGAATTAACCGAATCAGACTTAGAGCATTTCCGCGATGTTATGCGTAAAGCGCAAGCAGGTGCCAAACAACTTAGCGAGCAAGAGATTTTAGCTAATGCTAAAAAGATTAGTCAAAATATAAAAGATAATGTACCCGAGTTTGTTCGTGACCGAATTCAAAAGCTAGAAACTTTCGTTGCCATGATTGAAGATGATGAATGGCAGATCCCAAGTGACGAGCGAACCGAAGTATTAAGCGCTTTGGCTTACTTTAGTGATCCTGAAGATTTAGTACCTGATCATATTCCGGTATTAGGCTTTTTAGACGATGCAATTATGATCGAACTTGTTGCTGAAGAATTTAAAGATGATTTTGAAGCCTTTGAAGAGTTTTGCGCATACCGTCAACGTGAAGAAGGTCGTAGCGGAGATGCAACTATTACACGTGAAGAGTGGTTAGAGTCAAAACGTCACGAATTACATAGTAGAATGAGAAGTCGTCGTTCATCTAGACGAAGTGGCCGCTCTTCATTTCGTTCTGTTTTTTAA